Sequence from the Flavobacterium sp. TR2 genome:
TCAGAACATTGATGTCAAACAGCTTTCTGTACAGCAAGGATCTTATCAAGGCCAGCAGGCTTATTATGTAATCTTGAAAAAAGTGATTTTATATCCACAAAAATCAGGAAAACTAACTATTGAGCCACTTTCGCTGGATATTGGAGTGCAATTGCCAACAAATCGTCGCGATATGTTTGGCCAAATGATCATTACAGAAGACAACAAAGTAGTATCTGCAGGAGCAAAAACAATCAATGTAAAACCTCTTCCTGAAAGCAGCAAACCAGAAGGATTTACTGGTGCGGTGGGAAGATTGAATTTTACTGTCACACCATCAAAAACAACGCTTAAAAACGGCGAAGGTCTGGATTTAATTGTAAGTGCGCAGGGGACTGGAAATATGAAGCTATTTACTCTTCCAAAACCAGTTGTGCCTAATGCATTAGAAATGTATGATCCTGTTCACGACGAACAAGTGACCACTTCGCTGACAGGTATGTCTGGAAGAATCACAGACAAGTATACTATTGTACCGCAATACAGAGGAAAATACGCAATTAAACCAATGCAGTTTTCGTATTTTGATTTGAGCACTGGCACTTACAAAACAATCACTTCAAAAGAAATTATGATTGATGTTTTGGACGGGCCAACGCCAGCTGAAGCAAATACAGGCGCATCGGCGGCTAAAAATGTTGTGGCCAAAGCAGATGAATTCAAAAATATTAAATCTAAAACAGCCTTAATTCCTATTGAGAAAAAGGATTTTTATGACTCAAATCTGTATTTAGGATTACTGTTTGCCCCATTCATCATTATTCCGATCATCATTCTTGCTAGAAAGAAAAAAGAGGCTATGGATAGTGATGTTGCCGGAAATAGAATTAGAATGAACAATAAGCTGGCGAAAAAATATTTATCGCAAGCGAAGAAACATCTTAACAACAAAGAGCCTTTCTATATCGCATTGGAAAAAGCAATGCATAATTTCTTGAAAGCAAAACTGCATATTGAGACTTCAGAAATGAGTAAAGACAATATCAGAGAATTGCTATTGTCTAGAAATGCAAATCCAGAAACGGTTCAGAATTTTATTGCTTTGACTGAAAACTGCGAATTTGCGCGTTATGCACCAGCGTCGAGCGCTTCGATTCAGCAGGATTATGATAAAGCTGTTGTGATTATTTCTGAATTAGAAAAACAGATTGTTTAATTTTTTTTTAACGCAAAGTTCGCTAAGAAAATTGATTTTAGATTGAGTCGAATTTAAGTTCGCAAAGTTGAAAATCTTATTAAAAAAGAAAATGAAAAACATACTATATCTCTTTTTATTCATCTCGCAGGTTTTCTTTGCGCAAGGGCGCTTTGAATCGGCCAATGCATTGTACCAAAAAGGGCAATATAAAGAAGCTGCACAGGTTTATGAAAACATTCTCAAAGAAGACAAATTGCAGTCTGCCGAATTGTATTTTAATCTCGGAAACTGTTATTACAAACTAAATCAAGTTGCGCCTTCGATTTACAATTATGAAAAAGCTCTGGTTCTTAAGCCAAACGACCCTGAGACTTTAAATAATCTAAAATTTGCCAAAAAACTAACTATTGACGAAATCAAGGAAGTTCCAAAAGTAGGTTTTGCAAAACTGATCCAGAACTTTATTTCTATTTTTGATTATAATGCTTGGGCCAAAATTTCTGTTGCGCTTGGTTTTGTGTTCTTATTGAGTTTTATTGGCTATTACTTTTCAAACGGTACACTTGCAAAAAGGATTTATTTTGTGGGAATGTTTATTATTTTGGTTGCATTTGCTTTGAGCATTTCGGCAGGAATGTCTGAAAAAAGCCATTTTGAAAATGATCGCGTTGCCATTGTTTTTTCTGAATTAAGCCAAGTTCGACACGAACCTCAAAAATCTTCAAATGGCATTATTCTATTGCACGAAGGAGCAAAAGTTTATGTCTTAGAAAGTGTTGCAGGCTGGAAAAAAATCGAATTGACAGATGGAACTCAAGGCTGGATTGATTCTTCAACTATCAAAGAAGTAAAATAAAGTTTAGAAACATTCAAATATAAAAATCCCAAATTCCAAAACAGTAATTGGAATTTGGGATTTTTTATTTTTTGGAATTTAATGATTAATTCACAGCATCAACCAATCTAACAAACTCCGATCTATAACCATCTTCGTCATTTGACAAACCTGATTTTGCCAATCGTTTAATATCCGAACTTGAACTGTTCGCGATATATTTTGAGTCACGCAATTTTAGTCCAAACCAAGAAACGGCAGTTGTAAATTTAAAATCTGGAGAACTGTTTTCCAGATCTGTTTTCCTATCTGCAATTACATTTACGATTTCAATGCTTTTGTTGCCATCAGGTTTTTTATATCTAAATTTTACTGTAGCCAATTCATCACTATGATTTTCAGCCGATTTCTCTGTTTTAGTGTATTTTAAATCAGACGGAATATAATCGCTTTCTACACCCGTCGGAACAATTTCATATAGCGCTGTTACTGAATGTCCGCTTCCTAATTCGCCTGCATCAATTTTATCATTTTTAAAATCCTCAGCATTCAGTTTTCGGTTTTCATAGCCAATCAATCGATATGCTTGAACATGATTTGGATTGAACTCAATTTGGATTTTTACATCTTTCGCAATAGCGAACATAGATCCTTTAAATTCTTTTCCAAGAAAACGATTCGCTTCCTGAATGTTATCAATGTAAGCGTAATTGCCATTTCCTTTATCGGCAAGAATTTCCATTTTACTGTCTTTGTAATTGCCCATTCCAAATCCTAAAACGGTCAAGAAAACTCCAGACTCCCTTTTTTGCTCAATCAATTTCAGCATATCATCATCAGAAGAAGCTCCAACATTAAAATCTCCATCAGTCGCTATCACTACTCTATTGTTTCCTTCTTTGATGAAATTCTGCTGGGCAAGTTTGTACGCCAATTCGATTCCTTCTCCTCCCGCTGTGCTTCCGCCTGCGTGCAAATCGTCAAAAGCATCCATAATTTCATCTTTATTATCGCCCGAAGTTGGTTCTAAAACCACTCCCGCAGATCCTGCATAAACTACAATCGAAACTTTATCGATGCTTCTAAGCTCCTTCACTAAAATTTTCATCGATTCTTTTAGCAATGGCAGTTTGTTTGGCTCATCCATCGAACCTGAAACGTCAACTAAAAAAACCAGATTAGAAGCCGGCAAATTTACCATTGGAACGTTCTTTCCCTGTAAACCAATCTTTAGCAGTCGGCTATTTTTATTCCACGGGCAATCGCTGTATTCTGTATTTATAGAAAACGGATGCTGGCCATCTGGCTGCGGATATTTGTATTTAAAAAAGTTGATCATTTCCTCCACACGAACTGCATCTTTTGGAACTTTCTGCCCTTCGTTTATAAATCTGCGGATATTGGTATACGATGCATTATCAACATCGATAGAAAACGTAGAAAGAGGTTCTTTCAGCGGAGATTCAAACGGATTTTCTTCCATCGCTGCATAACTTTCTGTATTGGTCTCAGGAATATAATTTTCCTCTTCGATTAAATCGGTTGTTGCTGCAACTGCAGTAGAATCTACAGTTTCCGCTGTAGCGTAATCAGCTTTCTTACAGCCGAAAACAGTAAGTACGAGGAATGCCATCATAAAGAAATTAAGATTTCTCATAAAGTAAGTTTTTAAAAATTAATAAAAGTTATAGGCTTCAAATAAAGACTAGCATTCCGGATTTACTAGAGGCGATTATTTGCAATTTTTCGAGTATCAAAATCGTGCCAAATTTTTTACAAATATTTTTCCTACCTAAGAATAAAATGAGAAACCCTTATTTTTAAAGGATTTTAGCTGAAAAAGTTTTTTTGATTTTCCATGTAGATTTGTAGAGACGCACTGCGGTGCGTCTGAATCCAGCATATCGAGAACAAAGAGTGAAATTTTTTTTGTACACAAAAATCGTAGAGACGCACTGCGGTGCGTCTCTACAATAAAATGGGGTGTAAAAATTAAATGTGTTTTTCAGTTAAATTTAAAACTGATAAATTTTATCAGGCGTAACGCAATAATCCAATTTGATATCCGATTCAAAAACGTCATCAATCTGACTTACCGATTCAAAAAAAGAAAGCCCAATTTTGATAGTTTCGGGTTTGCATTCTGCCAAGAATTTATCGTAAAAGCCTTTTCCGTAGCCAATTCGGTTTCCAAAAATGTCAAAAGCCAAAAGCGGCACAAAAACTACTTCAACTTTAGACGAAGGAACTTCAATTCCGTCAACTGGCTCAGGAATATTGTATTCGTTTTTCTTGATTTTAGTATTATCTGTCAAAAGAAAATGAGTCATTTTTCTGGTTTCAAAATCACTCTTAGAGATTAGGATTTCTTTGTCTTTTCCAGAAAGCAAATGCAGAATATATTCGGTATTGACTTCTTTGTGCTCTTCAATCGGGAGAAAAACATGATAATACGTTTTATCCCAAATTGGCATTTGAATCAATAGGTTTGCGATTGCCAGACTTTTCTCTTCTATTTCATCAAAAGAAAGTGCTTTACGGAAATTTTTATATTCTATTCGGAGTTCTTTTTTACTCGTCGGCATTGTCTGGGGTTTTAGATATATGATAAATAGCGTCGCCTTCGTAAACAATTGGCGAATGGTTGGCATTAATTATATAACCATCATGAGGCGCTTTGACTTTCTGTTCAAACTTACCAAACGGATCTGTAATAATCGCTAAAATAGTGCCTTTGGTTACAAATTTTCCAATCAGATTAAAATCATGCAGCAGACCTGAACATTTTGCTCGAAGCCAAACCGACTGTTTAATATAAATAGAAGGCGTTAATGCCGGTTCAGCAATTTGTTTAGAATCCAGCATTCCTAAATAATGCAGCAAACGTTTGGTTCCCAAAACACCTTGATTTGCAATTTCGTTGTTAATGTCTAATGATTTTCCGCCTTCAAAAAGAAGCATTTTTACATTGGCGCTTTCAGAAGTTTTTCTAAAAGAACCGTTTATGTTTTTGGAATACAAAGTAAAAGGCGCATTAAAAATATCGGCCAGGACTTTCAATTCGGGATTATTTTCTGTGATTCTAATTTGAGGCGCATTAAAGCGGCTTGCTCCTCCAGCATGAAAATCGACAGCATAATCTAGAATTGGCAGAATTTCTTCGACAATATGATAGGCAAATCTACTGGCCAGCGAGCCCTTTTTGCTTCCGGGAAAAACACGATTCAAATCGCGGCCGTCGGGAAACTCTCGTGATTTGTTTACAAAACCATACATATTGATTACCGGAATACAAATTATTGTACCACAGGCAGGTCTGTTTATTTTTTTACTGATAATCTGGCGGACAATTTCGACGCCGTTAATCTCGTCGCCATGTATTCCTGCCGAAAATAAAATTGTCGGGCCTTCATGCTTGGAACGGCGCACAATTACAGGAATATTCAACTTAGTTGTGGTGTGAAGCCGAGCAATTTCGACATTTATGGTTCTGTGTTCCCCTGGCAAAATAGATTCGCCAAAAATAACCAATGGAGTACTATTTTTCATGTAAATTATAAAATCTAAATATAGAAATTATATTTTAAATTCATAATTTTGAATTTAATACACAAATTCCTATATAAACAAAATTAAACCAATTTACCAAAAGAATGAAAAAGACTTTACTATTACTTAGCGCATTGACGCTTATGGCTTCGTGCATGAGCAAAGAAGAAAAAATGAAAGAAGCAGAAGATGATGGAAATGAAGCAATTGCTGTAAAATCTAAATTGATCGAAGGTGCTGGAAAAGCGCTGCAAGAAGAAGGAAAATCTGCCGCAGAAAGCGCTTCTAAAGGTGTTGGAGATGTGATAAAAGGAATAAACTCTGGAATAAGCAAAAGCATAAATCAATCTAAAGTAATTTCTGAGGCGTCTTTCAAAACAAATTTTGAAGATTGCAAAGCCGAAAAAATTTACGCTTCCAGTGAAGACAAAGTAAAAAAAGTCACTATTTATTTAATTGCTAAAAATGATTTTAAAGGCGATCTAATTTTAAAAGCTTTCGATTCTGATAAAAAAGAAATAGGAAGAAGCCGAGTAAAAGTTGACATTAAAAAAGAGGATGCCAAATATGTAGATTTTCCTTTTGACGAAAGAACACATTTACTGCAAACAGAATATTTTTCGATCAAATAAAAATATCTTTAACAAAAGAGCCTTTTACATCGTAAAGGGCTTTTTTTTTGAGAGAAGAAACTCAAAAGAATTTTAAACTTTAAGCTCAATAGTTTAATTTTGTATTTATGCAAAGTCCTCTTGAACTTCAAATTATAACCTTACCCGATAATCCTGGCGTTTATCAGTATTATGATAAAGACGGGAAAATTTTGTATGTAGGAAAAGCCAAAAATTTAAAAAAAAGGGTTTCCTCCTATTTCAATAAAATTCACGATACTGCTAAAACCAATGTATTGGTAAAAAAAATCGTGACCATAAAACACATCGTAGTCCCAACCGAAACAGATGCGCTTTTATTGGAGAATAATTTAATTAAAACACTTCAGCCGAGATACAACGTTTTGCTTCGCGATGATAAAACCTATCCTTGGATCTGCATCAAAAAAGAACCTTTTTCGAGAATATTTTCTACACGAAACATGATCAAAGACGGTTCTGAATATTTTGGCCCATACACCAGTTTCAAAACTGTACATACGATTTTAGACTTGATTAAGGAATTGTATCCGCTTCGAACCTGCAATTACGATTTGAGCGAATCGAATATCAATTCCGGAAAATTTAAAGTTTGTCTGGAATATCATATCGGAAACTGCAAAGGTCCTTGTGAAGGTCTGGAACCTCTAGAAGAATACCAAAGGCAAGTCAACGCTATTCGCGAAATCCTGAAAGGAAATTTTAAAGAAAGCTTAAAGGATTTCAAGAAACTGATGAACAATTATGCGCAGAATTTACAATTTGAAGAAGCGCAGAAAATAAAAGAAAAGATTGAAGTTTTAGAAAACTATCAATCTAAATCAACTATCATCAATCCTAAGATTACCAATATTGACGTCTTTTCGATTGTTTCTGACGAAAGTGCCGCTTATGTCAACTTTCTTCAGATTTCTCATGGTTCGATCATTCGTTCGCATACTTTAGAAATGAAGAAAAAACTGGACGAATCTGATGAAGAATTGCTGGAATTGGCGATTATCGAACTTCGCGAGCGTTTTCAGCTGCTATCAAAAGAAATTATCGTTCCTTTTGAGATAGATTTGGGCGAAAACATTAAGACAACCGTTCCGCAGCTCGGAGACAAAAAACAGATTCTGGATTTGTCAATCCGAAATGCTAAATTCTACCGAATCGAACAATTAAAACAATTGCAGATTATAGATCCCGACCGCCACGTAAACAGAATCATGGCTCAGATGCAGAAAGATTTACGTCTCCCATCTGAACCAAGACATATAGAATGCTTTGATAACTCGAACATTCAGGGAACAAATCCCGTTGCGGCCTGCGTGGTTTTTAAAGACGGAAAACCAAGCAAAAAAGATTATCGCCATTTTAACGTCAAAACTGTCGAAGGCCCGAACGACTTTGCTTCGATGACCGAAATTGTGTACCGCCGCTACAAAAGATTGTTAGATGAAAACGAGCCTTTGCCACAATTAATTATTATTGATGGCGGAAAAGGACAGCTTTCAGCAGCTCTCAAAAGCATTGATGATTTGGGCTTACGCGGAAAAGTGGCCATTATCGGAATCGCAAAACGTCTGGAAGAACTTTTCTATCCTGGCGATTCAATACCGCTGTACCTCGACAAAAAATCAGAAACTTTAAAAGTCATTCAGCATTTAAGAAACGAGGCGCATAGATTCGGAATCACTTTTCACAGAGACAAAAGAAGCAAATCGGCACTTAATTCTTCAGTAGAAAGTATTCCGGGAATCGGCGAAAAAACCATGACAGCGTTAATACAACATTTCAAAAGTGTTAAAAGATTAAAATTAGCTACGGAAAAAGAAATTTCAGATGTTATAGGGGTTTCTAAAGCCAAAAAAATTGTCGACTTTTACAAAACCAACTAGCAAATTTTTATGCGCCCAATCCAGCTGTACATTTCAAATACTCGGTCAAAAGGATTTTTTTCTAAATCCAAAAAAGGAGCTTCTTGGGTCGCTCTTTTTTGGCAAGAAAAAATATCCTTTTGTCTCTCGCAGTTTTCCATTTCCATCTGGGGCGTAACAACACTCATTTTCATAATCACATTTTTATTTTCACAAGAAACATTTTCTCAGGAAACCAAAAAAGACAGCATCAAAAGACCAAAAATCGGTTTGGTTCTAAGCGGCGGCGGAGCAAAAGGTTTTGCCCACATTGGAGTTTTGAAAGTTCTGGAAGAAGCAGGAATCAAAATTGATTACATTGGCGGAACCAGTATGGGGTCTGTAATTGGCGGACTTTATGCTTCTGGCTATAACGCCTCGCAAATTGATTCGATTTTCAAAAAAACAAATTTTGACGAATTAATAAACGATTATATTCCGCGTTCATCCAAAAACTTTTACGGTAAAAAAAATGATGAGCTGTATGCAATCGTTTTACCATTCAGCAATTTCAGAATAGGCATTCCAGAAGCGCTTTCAAAAGGAATGTACAATTATAATTTACTGAGCAGTCTGACTAGAAACGTACGCCACGTTCGCGACTTCAATAAACTGCCAACTCCCTTTTTATGCATTGGAACCAATATTGAAACTGGCCAGGAAGTTTTATTAAACAAAGGAAATCTCGTTCAGGCCATGATGGCAAGTGCGGCCTTTCCTTCCCTTTTTACGCCAGTAGAAATTGACGGAAATCTTCTAGTTGATGGCGGCGTTGTAAACAATTACCCCATACAAGAAGTTCGCAATCTTGGCGCAGATATTATTATTGGCGTAGATGTTCAGGACGATTTGCTGAAAAGAAAAAACCTGAAAAATGCTACCAGAATTTTGGTTCAGATTACCAATCTGCAGTCGATCGAAAAAATGAAAAGCAAAGTAAAAGATACAGATGTTTACATCAAACCAGACATTCGCGACTTTGGTGTTATTTCTTTTGACAGAGGGGAAGAAATCATCCGAAAAGGAGAAGAAGCCGCTTTTGCTGTTTACGAAAAACTCAAAACATTGACAGACGAAAACAACTTTTATAAAAAGCCAAAATTAAAAATTGCAACCGATACGCTTCATATTCAAGAAATAAACACCGACAAATTAGAAAATTACACCAAAGAATATATTCGAGGAAAGCTTCGTTTCAAACCTGGAAGCACCATAAGTTATGACGGGCTTAAGGCTGGCATAAACAACTTAAACGCAACGCAAAACTTTAGCACAATCTCTTATTGCCTTCAGCCAAATGGCGATAAAGACGACTTGGATTTAGTTTTAAGAGAAAATCCAACTCAAACTTATCTAAAACTTGGCTTGCATTATGATGGCCTTTACAAAAGTGCCGTTTTATTGAACCTCACGCACAAAAAAACTTTCTTAAAAAACGATGTCACTTCTTTGGATGTTATTTTAGGAGACAATTTCAGATATGATTTTAACTATTATGTCGAAAATGGTTTTAATATCAGTTTTGGCTTCCGTTCCAGATTGAATCAATTTAACCGAAATGTAACTACAAGTTTGAGCGGTGTTCTTAAAGAGACTCCAAATGTCAATCTTATTAATGTTGACTTTATGGACATCAATAATCAGGCTTATTTTCAGACGATTTTTGTGCAGAAATTTTTAATGGGCGGCGGTTTAGAATACAAATATTTAAAAATCAATTCGCCT
This genomic interval carries:
- a CDS encoding BatD family protein; protein product: MKRYLILFLLTFQGLMAQVQFEARVSKNTLGLNERLRIDFIMNVDGDNFEQPSFDGFKMVAGPSQQISQSWINGRSSFQKIYSYILQPERKGAITIKQAAIEFNGQVYKTNPIKVTVTNAVAQERDPNDRPQGSGNELLNLVAEISKTNPYLNEPITVVYKLYFNNIGVTGFKELAKPKYNDFWNQNIDVKQLSVQQGSYQGQQAYYVILKKVILYPQKSGKLTIEPLSLDIGVQLPTNRRDMFGQMIITEDNKVVSAGAKTINVKPLPESSKPEGFTGAVGRLNFTVTPSKTTLKNGEGLDLIVSAQGTGNMKLFTLPKPVVPNALEMYDPVHDEQVTTSLTGMSGRITDKYTIVPQYRGKYAIKPMQFSYFDLSTGTYKTITSKEIMIDVLDGPTPAEANTGASAAKNVVAKADEFKNIKSKTALIPIEKKDFYDSNLYLGLLFAPFIIIPIIILARKKKEAMDSDVAGNRIRMNNKLAKKYLSQAKKHLNNKEPFYIALEKAMHNFLKAKLHIETSEMSKDNIRELLLSRNANPETVQNFIALTENCEFARYAPASSASIQQDYDKAVVIISELEKQIV
- a CDS encoding tetratricopeptide repeat protein, with protein sequence MKNILYLFLFISQVFFAQGRFESANALYQKGQYKEAAQVYENILKEDKLQSAELYFNLGNCYYKLNQVAPSIYNYEKALVLKPNDPETLNNLKFAKKLTIDEIKEVPKVGFAKLIQNFISIFDYNAWAKISVALGFVFLLSFIGYYFSNGTLAKRIYFVGMFIILVAFALSISAGMSEKSHFENDRVAIVFSELSQVRHEPQKSSNGIILLHEGAKVYVLESVAGWKKIELTDGTQGWIDSSTIKEVK
- a CDS encoding VWA domain-containing protein, coding for MRNLNFFMMAFLVLTVFGCKKADYATAETVDSTAVAATTDLIEEENYIPETNTESYAAMEENPFESPLKEPLSTFSIDVDNASYTNIRRFINEGQKVPKDAVRVEEMINFFKYKYPQPDGQHPFSINTEYSDCPWNKNSRLLKIGLQGKNVPMVNLPASNLVFLVDVSGSMDEPNKLPLLKESMKILVKELRSIDKVSIVVYAGSAGVVLEPTSGDNKDEIMDAFDDLHAGGSTAGGEGIELAYKLAQQNFIKEGNNRVVIATDGDFNVGASSDDDMLKLIEQKRESGVFLTVLGFGMGNYKDSKMEILADKGNGNYAYIDNIQEANRFLGKEFKGSMFAIAKDVKIQIEFNPNHVQAYRLIGYENRKLNAEDFKNDKIDAGELGSGHSVTALYEIVPTGVESDYIPSDLKYTKTEKSAENHSDELATVKFRYKKPDGNKSIEIVNVIADRKTDLENSSPDFKFTTAVSWFGLKLRDSKYIANSSSSDIKRLAKSGLSNDEDGYRSEFVRLVDAVN
- a CDS encoding 5-formyltetrahydrofolate cyclo-ligase; the protein is MPTSKKELRIEYKNFRKALSFDEIEEKSLAIANLLIQMPIWDKTYYHVFLPIEEHKEVNTEYILHLLSGKDKEILISKSDFETRKMTHFLLTDNTKIKKNEYNIPEPVDGIEVPSSKVEVVFVPLLAFDIFGNRIGYGKGFYDKFLAECKPETIKIGLSFFESVSQIDDVFESDIKLDYCVTPDKIYQF
- a CDS encoding succinylglutamate desuccinylase/aspartoacylase family protein; amino-acid sequence: MKNSTPLVIFGESILPGEHRTINVEIARLHTTTKLNIPVIVRRSKHEGPTILFSAGIHGDEINGVEIVRQIISKKINRPACGTIICIPVINMYGFVNKSREFPDGRDLNRVFPGSKKGSLASRFAYHIVEEILPILDYAVDFHAGGASRFNAPQIRITENNPELKVLADIFNAPFTLYSKNINGSFRKTSESANVKMLLFEGGKSLDINNEIANQGVLGTKRLLHYLGMLDSKQIAEPALTPSIYIKQSVWLRAKCSGLLHDFNLIGKFVTKGTILAIITDPFGKFEQKVKAPHDGYIINANHSPIVYEGDAIYHISKTPDNADE
- the uvrC gene encoding excinuclease ABC subunit UvrC yields the protein MQSPLELQIITLPDNPGVYQYYDKDGKILYVGKAKNLKKRVSSYFNKIHDTAKTNVLVKKIVTIKHIVVPTETDALLLENNLIKTLQPRYNVLLRDDKTYPWICIKKEPFSRIFSTRNMIKDGSEYFGPYTSFKTVHTILDLIKELYPLRTCNYDLSESNINSGKFKVCLEYHIGNCKGPCEGLEPLEEYQRQVNAIREILKGNFKESLKDFKKLMNNYAQNLQFEEAQKIKEKIEVLENYQSKSTIINPKITNIDVFSIVSDESAAYVNFLQISHGSIIRSHTLEMKKKLDESDEELLELAIIELRERFQLLSKEIIVPFEIDLGENIKTTVPQLGDKKQILDLSIRNAKFYRIEQLKQLQIIDPDRHVNRIMAQMQKDLRLPSEPRHIECFDNSNIQGTNPVAACVVFKDGKPSKKDYRHFNVKTVEGPNDFASMTEIVYRRYKRLLDENEPLPQLIIIDGGKGQLSAALKSIDDLGLRGKVAIIGIAKRLEELFYPGDSIPLYLDKKSETLKVIQHLRNEAHRFGITFHRDKRSKSALNSSVESIPGIGEKTMTALIQHFKSVKRLKLATEKEISDVIGVSKAKKIVDFYKTN
- a CDS encoding patatin-like phospholipase family protein → MRPIQLYISNTRSKGFFSKSKKGASWVALFWQEKISFCLSQFSISIWGVTTLIFIITFLFSQETFSQETKKDSIKRPKIGLVLSGGGAKGFAHIGVLKVLEEAGIKIDYIGGTSMGSVIGGLYASGYNASQIDSIFKKTNFDELINDYIPRSSKNFYGKKNDELYAIVLPFSNFRIGIPEALSKGMYNYNLLSSLTRNVRHVRDFNKLPTPFLCIGTNIETGQEVLLNKGNLVQAMMASAAFPSLFTPVEIDGNLLVDGGVVNNYPIQEVRNLGADIIIGVDVQDDLLKRKNLKNATRILVQITNLQSIEKMKSKVKDTDVYIKPDIRDFGVISFDRGEEIIRKGEEAAFAVYEKLKTLTDENNFYKKPKLKIATDTLHIQEINTDKLENYTKEYIRGKLRFKPGSTISYDGLKAGINNLNATQNFSTISYCLQPNGDKDDLDLVLRENPTQTYLKLGLHYDGLYKSAVLLNLTHKKTFLKNDVTSLDVILGDNFRYDFNYYVENGFNISFGFRSRLNQFNRNVTTSLSGVLKETPNVNLINVDFMDINNQAYFQTIFVQKFLMGGGLEYKYLKINSPTLANEDNIIEKSSYFSAFAYLKYDSLDEKYYPNSGLYFSTDLQTYMASSDYTNKFKPFSIAKAEVSIVRPLFPKATIKFGTDAGFNIGSDSVPFFDFIFGGYGYNKINNFNYFYGYDFLSIAGNSYIKTDINIDYEIFKKNHINISANFANLGDDIFSSVDWISMPKYTGYAVGYGLETIIGPIEVKQSWSPEMSKSFTWFSIGFQF